GCAGTGCGGACCCACCTGTCGCCGCAGACCTTCCGGTTGTGCTTCTTCGCCGGGCTTCTGGCCCTCGGCGGCTATCTCGCAGCGCGCGGTCTGGCCTGACGGCTGGATGGACGGTCGGAGAAGGCGGGGATAGCTTCAGGAACCCTTCTCATCGTGGAGCGTTTCCATGGCCGTGCACGCCCTCAAAACTTCCAAAGTCGCCAATCTCCGGTCGAACGTGTCGCCCGAAGAATGGCAGGCTCGCGTCGATCTCGCCGCCTGCTACAGGCTGATCGACCTGTACGGCATGTCGGATCTGATCGCGAACCACATTTCGGTGCGTGTGCCGGGCGAGCCCGATGCCTTCCTGATCAACGCCTACGGCCTTCTGTACGAAGAGATCACAGCGTCGAGCCTGCTGAAGATCGATCACGAGGGCAACATCCTCAATCGCCCGGAGTTCAGCGGCGGGCTCGAATACGGCGTCAACCGCGCGGGCTTCGTGATCCACAGCGCCATCCATATGGCCAAGCCCGAGGTCGCCTGCGTGATCCACACGCACACCTGGCCCGGCATGGCGGTTTCGACCATGGAATGCGGCCTGCTGCCCAACACGCAGACGTCGATGCGCTTTGCCAAGATCAGCTATCACGACTTCGACGGTGTGGTTCTCGATCTCGCGGCGCGCGAGGCGCTGGTGAAGAGCCTGGGCGACAACAACGCCCTGATCCTGCGCAATCACGGTCTGCTGACGACCGGCGCGACCATTCCCGAGGCATTCAACGCCATGCACCGGCTGGAGCTGAGCTGCAAGACGCAGCTCGCGGCCATGTCGTGCAACACCAAGCTGATCGACGTCCCCGCCGACGTGGTGGACGCGACCTACAAGAACTATCAGCCGAAGACCCGCCGGCCGTTCGGCCTGCTGGACTGGCCGGCTCTCCTGCGGAAGCTCGACCGGATCGATCCGGGCTTCCGCGACTAATTGGATACACCGCACAGCTCCATACGCGCCTTCGCCGCCGTTGCCAGTGGTTACTGGACGGCGCCGGGATATCGCGCCGTCGCCTGGTCGCTGACCGGCGGTCTCGTGGTGCTGGGTGCGGCCAATGTCGGCATCGCCCTGTGGCTGAACATCTGGAACAGGGACTTCTTCAACGCCCTCGACAAGCGTGACGTCGGGCAGCTCATGGAGCTGCTCTGGATGCTCGCCGCCATCGTCGCGTCGGCGGGCGTCGCGGTGGCGATCCAGCTTCACGTCAAGCGCCGGCTGCAGATCAACTGGCGCTCCTGGCTGTCGCACGTCACCGTCCAGCGCTGGTTGAACGGGGGCCGCCAGTACCAGCTCGGCATGCTGGCCGACGAGGTCGACAATCCTGACGGCCGCATCGCCGAGGACATCCGCGTTTCGACCGAATTCGCCGTCGAGTTCGCCCAGAGCATCCTGCAGTGCGTGCTGCAGCTCTTCACCTTCCTCAGCGTGCTGTGGATCC
This DNA window, taken from Reyranella humidisoli, encodes the following:
- a CDS encoding class II aldolase/adducin family protein, which gives rise to MAVHALKTSKVANLRSNVSPEEWQARVDLAACYRLIDLYGMSDLIANHISVRVPGEPDAFLINAYGLLYEEITASSLLKIDHEGNILNRPEFSGGLEYGVNRAGFVIHSAIHMAKPEVACVIHTHTWPGMAVSTMECGLLPNTQTSMRFAKISYHDFDGVVLDLAAREALVKSLGDNNALILRNHGLLTTGATIPEAFNAMHRLELSCKTQLAAMSCNTKLIDVPADVVDATYKNYQPKTRRPFGLLDWPALLRKLDRIDPGFRD